Proteins encoded together in one Lutra lutra chromosome 4, mLutLut1.2, whole genome shotgun sequence window:
- the INTS11 gene encoding integrator complex subunit 11 isoform X2, protein MLDCGMHMGFNDDRRFPDFSYITRSGRLTDFLDCVIISHFHLDHCGALPYFSEMVGYDGPIYMTHPTQAICPILLEDYRKIAVDKKGEANFFTSQMIKDCMKKVVAVHLHQTVQVDDELEIKAYYAGHVLGAAMFQIKVGSESVVYTGDYNMTPDRHLGAAWIDRCRPNLLITESTYATTIRDSKRCRERDFLKKVHEAVERGGKVLIPVFALGRAQELCILLETFWERMNLKAPIYFSTGLTEKANHYYKLFITWTNQKIRKTFVQRNMFEFKHIKAFDRAFADNPGPMVVFATPGMLHAGQSLQIFRKWAGNEKNMVIMPGYCVQGTVGHKILSGQRKLEMEGRQVLEVKMQVEYMSFSAHADAKGIMQLVGQAEPESVLLVHGEAKKMEFLKQKIEQELRVNCYMPANGETVTLPTSPSIPVGISLGLLKREMAQGLLPDAKKPRLLHGTLIMKDSNFRLVSSEQALKELGLAEHQLRFTCRVHLHDPRKEQETALRVYSHLKSVLKDHCVQHLPDGSVTVESILIQAAAHSEDPGTKVLLVSWTYQDEELGSYLTSLLKKGLPQAPS, encoded by the exons AGGCGCTTCCCTGACTTCTCCTACATCACCCGCAGTGGCCGGCTGACCGACTTCCTGGACTGCGTGATCATCAG CCATTTCCACCTGGACCACTGTGGGGCACTCCCCTACTTCAGCGAGATGGTGGGCTATGATGGGCCCATCTACATGACCCACCCCACCCAGGCCATCTGCCCCATCCTGCTGGAGGACTACCGCAAGATTGCTGTGGACAAGAAGGGCGAGGCCAACTTCTTCACCTCCCAGATGATCAAAGACTGTATGAAGAAGGTGGTAGCTGTCCACCTCCACCAGACGGTCCAG GTGGACGACGAACTTGAAATCAAGGCCTACTATGCAGGCCACGTGCTGGGGGCAGCCATGTTCCAGATCAAAGTAGGCTCAGAGTCTGTGGTCTACACG GGTGATTATAATATGACCCCGGACCGGCATTTGGG AGCTGCCTGGATTGACAGATGCCGCCCCAACCTGCTCATCACAGAATCGACCTATGCCACGACCATCCGGGACTCCAAGCGCTGCCGTGAGCGAGACTTCCTGAAGAAAGTCCACGAAGCCGTGGAACGTGGCGGGAAG GTGCTGATCCCTGTGTTTGCCCTGGGCCGCGCTCAGGAGCTGTGCATCCTGCTGGAGACCTTCTG GGAGCGCATGAACCTAAAGGCCCCCATTTACTTCTCCACGGGCTTGACGGAGAAAGCCAACCACTACTACAAGCTCTTCATAACCTGGACCAACCAGAAGATCCGTAAGACCTTTGTCCAGAGGAACATGTTTGAATTTAAGCACATCAAAGCCTTCGACCGAGCATTTGCTGACAACCCGGGTCCGATG gtgGTGTTCGCCACGCCAGGCATGCTGCATGCTGGCCAGTCGCTGCAGATCTTCCGGAAATGGGCAGGGAATGAGAAGAACATG GTCATCATGCCTGGCTACTGCGTGCAAGGCACCGTGGGCCATAAGATCCTCAGCGGGCAGCGCAAGCTGGAGATGGAGGGGCGGCAGGTG CTGGAGGTCAAGATGCAGGTGGAGTACATGTCCTTCAGCGCCCACGCGGATGCCAAGGGCATCATGCAGCTGGTGGGCCAGGCGGAGCCCGAGAGCGTGCTGCTGGTGCACGGGGAGGCCAAGAAGATGGAGTTCCTGAAGCAGAAGATCGAGCAGGAACTCC GGGTCAACTGCTACATGCCGGCCAACGGTGAGACGGTGACGCTGCCTACGAGCCCCAGCATCCCCGTGGGCATCTCGCTGGGGCTGCTGAAGCGGGAGATGGCGCAGG ggCTGCTTCCTGATGCCAAAAAGCCCCGGCTCCTGCATGGCACCCTGATCATGAAGGATAGT AACTTCCGGCTCGTGTCCTCAGAGCAGGCCCTCAAGGAGCTGGGCCTGGCTGAGCACCAGCTGCGCTTCACCTGCCGCGTGCACCTGCACGACCCTCGGAAGGAGCAGGAGACAGCCCTGCGGGTCTACAGCCACCTGAAGAG CGTCCTCAAGGACCACTGCGTGCAGCACCTTCCCGATGGGTCTGTGACTGTGGAGTCCATCCTCATCCAGGCTGCTGCCCACTCAGAGGACCCAGGCACCAAGGTGCTGCTGGTGTCCTGGACCTACCAG GATGAAGAGCTGGGCAGTTACCTCACGTCGCTGCTCAAGAAgggcctcccccaggcccccagctga
- the PUSL1 gene encoding tRNA pseudouridine synthase-like 1 isoform X2 → MGPAAGSGTARYLVYFQYLGTEFNGVAAVRGSQRAVGVQNYLEAALSPQEAAKRLNSVVPVKFTISSRTDAGVHALCNSAHLDVQRRSGQPPFSPEVLAEALNAHLRHPAIRVLQAFRVPSDFHARHAATSRTYLYRLVTGCHRPDHLSVFERNRCWALQADCLDVVAMQEAAQHLLGTHDFSAFQSAGSPATSTVRTLRRASVAPDPSSLFILPQENRLQFWNLEFESQSFLYKQVRIQPPFSGKVRKPQVGQRTPLETGSPKARGLEACHTEATDNPQISWLRSRRPGHTALLPAPAQLCMPHGPPASPGQSLPGIPTFLGTPGCYG, encoded by the exons ATGGGCCCTGCAGCAGGCTCGGGGACGGCGCGCTACCTCGTGTACTTCCAGTACTTGGGCACGGAATTTAA CGGGGTCGCGGCCGTCAGGGGCTCCCAGCGCGCCGTCGGGGTCCAGAACTACCTGGAG gcTGCTCTGTCCCCGCAGGAGGCTGCAAAACGGCTGAATTCGGTGGTGCCGGTCAAGTTCACGATCTCCAGCCGCACGGATGCCGGGGTCCACGCCCTGTGCAACTCGGCTCATCTGGACGTCCAGCGCCGCTCAGGCCAACCCCCCTTCTCCCCAGAGGTCCTGGCAGAGGCTCTCAACGCCCACCTAAGGCACCCGGCCATACG GGTACTGCAAGCTTTCCGAGTACCCAGTGACTTCCATGCCCGCCATGCAGCCACATCCAGGACCTACCTGTACCGTCTGGTCACTGGCTGCCATCGGCCTGACCACCTGTCAGTGTTTGAGCGAAACCGGTGCTGGGCACTGCAGGCAGA CTGCTTGGATGTGGTCGCTATGCAGGAGGCTGCCCAGCACCTCCTGGGGACGCATGACTTCAGTGCCTTCCAGTCAGCTGGCAGCCCCGCCACGAGCACGGTGCGCACACTGCGCCGAGCCTCCGTGGCCCCTGACCCAAGCAGCCTCTTCATCCTCCCCCAGGAGAACAG GTTGCAGTTCTGGAACCTGGAGTTTGAGAGCCAGTCCTTCCTGTACAAGCAG GTGAGAATCCAGCCTCCGTTCAGCGGGAAAGTGAGGAAACCCCAGGTTGGCCAAAGAACCCCCCTGGAGACCGGCAGCCCAAAAGCAAGAGGCCTGGA GGCTTGCCACACGGAAGCCACAGATAACCCGCAGATTTCTTGGCTGAGGTCAAGGCGGCCAGGACACACAGCCCTGCTGCCGGCCCCTGCCCAGCTCTGCATGCCACATGGGCCTCCGGCCTCCCCTGGCCAGTCCCTGCCCGGCATCCCCACCTTCCTGGGCACCCCAGGCTGCTACGGGTGA
- the INTS11 gene encoding integrator complex subunit 11 isoform X1 has product MPEIRVTPLGAGQDVGRSCILVSIAGKNVMLDCGMHMGFNDDRRFPDFSYITRSGRLTDFLDCVIISHFHLDHCGALPYFSEMVGYDGPIYMTHPTQAICPILLEDYRKIAVDKKGEANFFTSQMIKDCMKKVVAVHLHQTVQVDDELEIKAYYAGHVLGAAMFQIKVGSESVVYTGDYNMTPDRHLGAAWIDRCRPNLLITESTYATTIRDSKRCRERDFLKKVHEAVERGGKVLIPVFALGRAQELCILLETFWERMNLKAPIYFSTGLTEKANHYYKLFITWTNQKIRKTFVQRNMFEFKHIKAFDRAFADNPGPMVVFATPGMLHAGQSLQIFRKWAGNEKNMVIMPGYCVQGTVGHKILSGQRKLEMEGRQVLEVKMQVEYMSFSAHADAKGIMQLVGQAEPESVLLVHGEAKKMEFLKQKIEQELRVNCYMPANGETVTLPTSPSIPVGISLGLLKREMAQGLLPDAKKPRLLHGTLIMKDSNFRLVSSEQALKELGLAEHQLRFTCRVHLHDPRKEQETALRVYSHLKSVLKDHCVQHLPDGSVTVESILIQAAAHSEDPGTKVLLVSWTYQDEELGSYLTSLLKKGLPQAPS; this is encoded by the exons AGGCGCTTCCCTGACTTCTCCTACATCACCCGCAGTGGCCGGCTGACCGACTTCCTGGACTGCGTGATCATCAG CCATTTCCACCTGGACCACTGTGGGGCACTCCCCTACTTCAGCGAGATGGTGGGCTATGATGGGCCCATCTACATGACCCACCCCACCCAGGCCATCTGCCCCATCCTGCTGGAGGACTACCGCAAGATTGCTGTGGACAAGAAGGGCGAGGCCAACTTCTTCACCTCCCAGATGATCAAAGACTGTATGAAGAAGGTGGTAGCTGTCCACCTCCACCAGACGGTCCAG GTGGACGACGAACTTGAAATCAAGGCCTACTATGCAGGCCACGTGCTGGGGGCAGCCATGTTCCAGATCAAAGTAGGCTCAGAGTCTGTGGTCTACACG GGTGATTATAATATGACCCCGGACCGGCATTTGGG AGCTGCCTGGATTGACAGATGCCGCCCCAACCTGCTCATCACAGAATCGACCTATGCCACGACCATCCGGGACTCCAAGCGCTGCCGTGAGCGAGACTTCCTGAAGAAAGTCCACGAAGCCGTGGAACGTGGCGGGAAG GTGCTGATCCCTGTGTTTGCCCTGGGCCGCGCTCAGGAGCTGTGCATCCTGCTGGAGACCTTCTG GGAGCGCATGAACCTAAAGGCCCCCATTTACTTCTCCACGGGCTTGACGGAGAAAGCCAACCACTACTACAAGCTCTTCATAACCTGGACCAACCAGAAGATCCGTAAGACCTTTGTCCAGAGGAACATGTTTGAATTTAAGCACATCAAAGCCTTCGACCGAGCATTTGCTGACAACCCGGGTCCGATG gtgGTGTTCGCCACGCCAGGCATGCTGCATGCTGGCCAGTCGCTGCAGATCTTCCGGAAATGGGCAGGGAATGAGAAGAACATG GTCATCATGCCTGGCTACTGCGTGCAAGGCACCGTGGGCCATAAGATCCTCAGCGGGCAGCGCAAGCTGGAGATGGAGGGGCGGCAGGTG CTGGAGGTCAAGATGCAGGTGGAGTACATGTCCTTCAGCGCCCACGCGGATGCCAAGGGCATCATGCAGCTGGTGGGCCAGGCGGAGCCCGAGAGCGTGCTGCTGGTGCACGGGGAGGCCAAGAAGATGGAGTTCCTGAAGCAGAAGATCGAGCAGGAACTCC GGGTCAACTGCTACATGCCGGCCAACGGTGAGACGGTGACGCTGCCTACGAGCCCCAGCATCCCCGTGGGCATCTCGCTGGGGCTGCTGAAGCGGGAGATGGCGCAGG ggCTGCTTCCTGATGCCAAAAAGCCCCGGCTCCTGCATGGCACCCTGATCATGAAGGATAGT AACTTCCGGCTCGTGTCCTCAGAGCAGGCCCTCAAGGAGCTGGGCCTGGCTGAGCACCAGCTGCGCTTCACCTGCCGCGTGCACCTGCACGACCCTCGGAAGGAGCAGGAGACAGCCCTGCGGGTCTACAGCCACCTGAAGAG CGTCCTCAAGGACCACTGCGTGCAGCACCTTCCCGATGGGTCTGTGACTGTGGAGTCCATCCTCATCCAGGCTGCTGCCCACTCAGAGGACCCAGGCACCAAGGTGCTGCTGGTGTCCTGGACCTACCAG GATGAAGAGCTGGGCAGTTACCTCACGTCGCTGCTCAAGAAgggcctcccccaggcccccagctga
- the PUSL1 gene encoding tRNA pseudouridine synthase-like 1 isoform X3: MGPAAGSGTARYLVYFQYLGTEFNGVAAVRGSQRAVGVQNYLEEAAKRLNSVVPVKFTISSRTDAGVHALCNSAHLDVQRRSGQPPFSPEVLAEALNAHLRHPAIRVLQAFRVPSDFHARHAATSRTYLYRLVTGCHRPDHLSVFERNRCWALQADCLDVVAMQEAAQHLLGTHDFSAFQSAGSPATSTVRTLRRASVAPDPSSLFILPQENRLQFWNLEFESQSFLYKQVRRMTAVLVAVGLGTLMPAQVKVILESRDPLGRHQARVAPAHGLFLKSVLYGSLGENPASVQRESEETPGWPKNPPGDRQPKSKRPGVRCLLPLEP; the protein is encoded by the exons ATGGGCCCTGCAGCAGGCTCGGGGACGGCGCGCTACCTCGTGTACTTCCAGTACTTGGGCACGGAATTTAA CGGGGTCGCGGCCGTCAGGGGCTCCCAGCGCGCCGTCGGGGTCCAGAACTACCTGGAG GAGGCTGCAAAACGGCTGAATTCGGTGGTGCCGGTCAAGTTCACGATCTCCAGCCGCACGGATGCCGGGGTCCACGCCCTGTGCAACTCGGCTCATCTGGACGTCCAGCGCCGCTCAGGCCAACCCCCCTTCTCCCCAGAGGTCCTGGCAGAGGCTCTCAACGCCCACCTAAGGCACCCGGCCATACG GGTACTGCAAGCTTTCCGAGTACCCAGTGACTTCCATGCCCGCCATGCAGCCACATCCAGGACCTACCTGTACCGTCTGGTCACTGGCTGCCATCGGCCTGACCACCTGTCAGTGTTTGAGCGAAACCGGTGCTGGGCACTGCAGGCAGA CTGCTTGGATGTGGTCGCTATGCAGGAGGCTGCCCAGCACCTCCTGGGGACGCATGACTTCAGTGCCTTCCAGTCAGCTGGCAGCCCCGCCACGAGCACGGTGCGCACACTGCGCCGAGCCTCCGTGGCCCCTGACCCAAGCAGCCTCTTCATCCTCCCCCAGGAGAACAG GTTGCAGTTCTGGAACCTGGAGTTTGAGAGCCAGTCCTTCCTGTACAAGCAG GTGCGGAGAATGACAGCTGTGTTggtggctgtggggctggggaCTTTGATGCCTGCTCAGGTGAAGGTGATCCTGGAAAGCCGGGACCCCCTGGGCAGGCACCAGGCACGTGTGGCCCCGGCCCATGGCTTATTCCTCAAGTCCGTGCTGTACGGGAGCCTTG GTGAGAATCCAGCCTCCGTTCAGCGGGAAAGTGAGGAAACCCCAGGTTGGCCAAAGAACCCCCCTGGAGACCGGCAGCCCAAAAGCAAGAGGCCTGGAGTAAGGTGCCTCCTTCCCCTGGAGCCCTGA
- the PUSL1 gene encoding tRNA pseudouridine synthase-like 1 isoform X1 — MGPAAGSGTARYLVYFQYLGTEFNGVAAVRGSQRAVGVQNYLEAALSPQEAAKRLNSVVPVKFTISSRTDAGVHALCNSAHLDVQRRSGQPPFSPEVLAEALNAHLRHPAIRVLQAFRVPSDFHARHAATSRTYLYRLVTGCHRPDHLSVFERNRCWALQADCLDVVAMQEAAQHLLGTHDFSAFQSAGSPATSTVRTLRRASVAPDPSSLFILPQENRLQFWNLEFESQSFLYKQVRRMTAVLVAVGLGTLMPAQVKVILESRDPLGRHQARVAPAHGLFLKSVLYGSLGENPASVQRESEETPGWPKNPPGDRQPKSKRPGVRCLLPLEP; from the exons ATGGGCCCTGCAGCAGGCTCGGGGACGGCGCGCTACCTCGTGTACTTCCAGTACTTGGGCACGGAATTTAA CGGGGTCGCGGCCGTCAGGGGCTCCCAGCGCGCCGTCGGGGTCCAGAACTACCTGGAG gcTGCTCTGTCCCCGCAGGAGGCTGCAAAACGGCTGAATTCGGTGGTGCCGGTCAAGTTCACGATCTCCAGCCGCACGGATGCCGGGGTCCACGCCCTGTGCAACTCGGCTCATCTGGACGTCCAGCGCCGCTCAGGCCAACCCCCCTTCTCCCCAGAGGTCCTGGCAGAGGCTCTCAACGCCCACCTAAGGCACCCGGCCATACG GGTACTGCAAGCTTTCCGAGTACCCAGTGACTTCCATGCCCGCCATGCAGCCACATCCAGGACCTACCTGTACCGTCTGGTCACTGGCTGCCATCGGCCTGACCACCTGTCAGTGTTTGAGCGAAACCGGTGCTGGGCACTGCAGGCAGA CTGCTTGGATGTGGTCGCTATGCAGGAGGCTGCCCAGCACCTCCTGGGGACGCATGACTTCAGTGCCTTCCAGTCAGCTGGCAGCCCCGCCACGAGCACGGTGCGCACACTGCGCCGAGCCTCCGTGGCCCCTGACCCAAGCAGCCTCTTCATCCTCCCCCAGGAGAACAG GTTGCAGTTCTGGAACCTGGAGTTTGAGAGCCAGTCCTTCCTGTACAAGCAG GTGCGGAGAATGACAGCTGTGTTggtggctgtggggctggggaCTTTGATGCCTGCTCAGGTGAAGGTGATCCTGGAAAGCCGGGACCCCCTGGGCAGGCACCAGGCACGTGTGGCCCCGGCCCATGGCTTATTCCTCAAGTCCGTGCTGTACGGGAGCCTTG GTGAGAATCCAGCCTCCGTTCAGCGGGAAAGTGAGGAAACCCCAGGTTGGCCAAAGAACCCCCCTGGAGACCGGCAGCCCAAAAGCAAGAGGCCTGGAGTAAGGTGCCTCCTTCCCCTGGAGCCCTGA